The nucleotide window ATGAAAAAGAAATTTTAAATTTTCTACCCATTTCCTGACAAACCGGATTTCTCAAGAAAAACTGAAAGACCGCATGGGCATAAGGAGAAACATCAAAAGGTTCGTTAGGATCTATTCCCGCAGTCTCACTTGCTGTTACATTCCTGACGGTATTACCACATGCTTCACGAAGGGTAACATCGTCCTTTTCCAAATCTGCCCATAATTCCGGGGTTCTATCTAAACTAACATAGTGAATTTGGATATCCTGCCGTGTTGTAATGTGGAGTTTTCCTGTTGAATATTCATCGGAAACATCTGAAATTCTAATTAACTGATCGCCCGTTACCTTACCATAAGGCAATTTAATGCGAATCATCTGAACTCCCTGCTGACGCTGCCCATATACACCACGGGCAAGACGTAAACTTCTGAAACGCTCTTCATCTATTCGACCTTCACGAAAAAGCCGAATCTTCTTTTCTAATTCAATGATGTCGCGTTCGACTAACGGATTCTCTATTTCAGTTCTAAAACTTTGCATTTCTTATTGAAAATGTATGCCACACTCCCTATTATTTAAAACCTTGGTAGGATCAAAATAGGCCGTGTTTTTCGGTAAATTTTTATCGATTACATATTGATCCAAATCCTCATCAGACCAATAATAAAAAGGACTTACTTTAAGAATCCCATCTTTGCTGTAACTTAAAATATCCTTTGAATTGCGGTATTCAGTTTGACGAACACGGATATTTGTGAACCATAAATCTGGCCTCACCGTTTCTAAAGCACGTTTAAACGGCTCAATCTTCACGATATTGGTGAACTCTTTATGGAGTGGATCGTCTATACCTGGAAGACCAACTTCAGAAATAATTTGTTCCTTAGATTTTAGCGGTTTAAAGTGCTGGATGTTCAAATTGAATCGCCTTATTAAATTAAGGGCGTGTTCGTAGGTTTCATCATTGTTAAATAGGGTATCACACCAGACCACTTTAATATCACTATCTTTTTTATAGAAAGTGCTTAGTAATACGGCTGAATAAACACCAAAACTGGTTGTAACAATACGGTTCTCAGAAAGAGTTAAAGCCCAATCAATTATTTCCTCTGGAGATTTATACCTCAACTCTCTGTTAATTTCTTCTATTGGAAGCTGTATTTTCATATTAAATCTAATTATCCTATCGGGTTAGTAGGATTTAAATGCAAACGTACACAGAAATATTTTATAATCAAATCATTAATCGTTAAATTCTTAAATTAAATCGGCCAAGGACTTATTATTGAAGATATTTAATGTACTATCTCTAACCTCTATCATTAAGTTATGTACGGCACATAGAGTCTCATCTGGGCAGTCATCACACTTTTCATAGAAGTTTAGACTAACGCATGGCACCATTGCTATTGGCCCTTCCAAAATTCGCATGATGGCCGCCATTTGTATGTCTTTGGGATCTTTTCTAAGATAATAACCTCCCCCTTTTCCTTTTTTAGAACCTAAAAATCCATTCTTTCGTAAGGTCAGCAAAATGCTTTCCAAAAATTTTTGCGAAATATTTTCATTTTCTGCTATCACTCCAATCTGTACTGGTTGATTGTCTTTATGCCTTGCCAAATAGGTAAGTGCCTTTATTCCGTATTTTGTTTTCTTAGAAAGCATAGTCTAAAAGTAGGAAAATATCTCCCTTCTAACTAAGAGCCTGCGAAATATCTTCAATGACATCTTCAACTGCCTCCAGCCCTACTGATACCCTAATTAATCCAGAAGTAATACCCGCTTCTAATCTATCCTCCTCAGAAAGACTACTATGGGTTGTAGACGCAGGATGGGTAACTATTGTTCTTGTGTCGCCTAAGTTAGCAGAAAGTGTACAAAATAAAATCTTATTCAAAAAATCACGGCCTTTTTCAAGCCCTCCTTTAATTTCAAATGCAACTATATTACCTCCCAATTTCATCTGTTTTTTAGCTACCTCATATTTTGGATGGGATTTCAAAAATGGATATTTAACACTCAGTACGTTAGAATGACCTTCTAAATATTCGGCTAATCTGGTAGCATTTTCACAGTGCTTTTCAACTCTTACCGCCAAAGTTTCTAAACTTTTAGACAACACCCAAGCGTTAAATGGTGATAAAGCCGGGCCGCTATTCCTACTGAAAAGATAAATCTCCCTTATTAAGTCAGCCCGACCAACAGTAATTCCACCCAAAACCCTTCCTTGACCATCCATTAATTTGGTAGCAGAGTGAATTACCAGATGAGCACCAAATTTTATAGGATTTTGAATGTAGGGAGTAGCGAAACAATTATCCACAACAAACAATATATTATGTTTTGCTGCAAGTTTTCCTAAAAAATCTAAATCTAGAACTTCCACTCCAGGATTTGTTGGACTTTCCACATATAAAATCTTGGTTTCAGGTTTGATTAAAGATTCTACTTTATCCAATTCGTTCACCTTGAAATAACTTGTATTAATATTCCACTTTGGGAAATATTTAGTGAACAAAGTATGGGTAGAGCCAAAAACCGACCGCGCAGATACGATATGGTCCCCGGAGGACAATAAGGCTGCAAAGGTGGAGAAAACAGCCGCCATGCCAGTGGCAAAAGCAAAACCACTTTCAGCTCCTTCCATCTTGCACACTTTTTCTACAAATTCAGTACAATTCGGGTTAGAAAACCTGCTATAGATATTGCGCTGCTTTTCTTCAGTAAATGAAGCTCGCATATCCTCTGCATCCTCAAAAACGTAACTTGAAGTCACATAAATTGGACTTGAATGCTCTAGAAATGAAGATCTCTCGGCCTGAGTTCGAATTGCTTCGGTTTCAAAATGGTACTTGCTTTCACTCATAACTTAATTCTTATTAAAAATAACGGCATATCCACTAGTAATTAAGTGGTTCGGATAGTAAAAAATGTTAAAAGGAAAGGAAATTGGAAGTTTCTCATTTCTGTGTCATCTATCTCAACATGAGTAGAATTTAGCACCTTCTTTTTCCGAAGAACCGAAACAAGGGTTGCTAAGGCTTCAATGGGTCTAATCCCTCCACCTTTCTTGATAACATTTCAGTACAAATCCAGAACTTTGTGCTGCAAAGATTGCATTAGATTAATTGAATTTCCAAATAAATCGGAAAATTTTTATTTCAGGAGGCGTTTTTTAAAGTCAACAAATACTTCTCCCTTATGATATCGCCCACAGATCGATTTTCAATTTTACTTTCAAGCCAAGAAATTATATCAAGGTAAAGAAATGCGCGCCTTTCATAAGGATGATCAACATACTTGGTTAGTTTGGAATGCAAATTTATAAAGGCATCCTTTAAATCATGAGGGTAAATGTCTTGAAGGCCTTTGATAAAATTAATCATCTCCTTTTGTACCTCATACAAATCTTCCAATTTCAACAAATACTTATATGTACTCCTAAGAAGTGACTCCAAATGATAATCCATTCCAGCCTCGTAATGCGCGACTAAATTCAATATGCGTGCGAAACATTGGAGGTCTTCCCGCATACTTAATGAACGATTAGAGATGATTTTATTCAAATAAAAAATACACCGTTTATTATTACCTGCACCAAACTCCATACTTGCAAATTTGTAATAGAAGATCATCAAATGGTGTTCGTCTAAACGATCCTCATAATGTTTCAATTTGGCTTCCATTTTAGGAATAACTTTTAGGCCCTCCTCAAAACTACCGTCTATAAAATAGTAATTCAACTTTGCGGTTTGGGTATAAAGAAATATTAATGATTCTACATTCTCATCCCTAGGAAAATCCTTCTGATTAACTATCGATTCTAATTTTTCTAAGGTTTTACCGAATTTTGGCTTTTGTCTTAAGAAGAATAAAGCCTCCAATAAATAATTGTGCCCTTTCAAGAAAAATACAGG belongs to Aegicerativicinus sediminis and includes:
- a CDS encoding trans-sulfuration enzyme family protein → MSESKYHFETEAIRTQAERSSFLEHSSPIYVTSSYVFEDAEDMRASFTEEKQRNIYSRFSNPNCTEFVEKVCKMEGAESGFAFATGMAAVFSTFAALLSSGDHIVSARSVFGSTHTLFTKYFPKWNINTSYFKVNELDKVESLIKPETKILYVESPTNPGVEVLDLDFLGKLAAKHNILFVVDNCFATPYIQNPIKFGAHLVIHSATKLMDGQGRVLGGITVGRADLIREIYLFSRNSGPALSPFNAWVLSKSLETLAVRVEKHCENATRLAEYLEGHSNVLSVKYPFLKSHPKYEVAKKQMKLGGNIVAFEIKGGLEKGRDFLNKILFCTLSANLGDTRTIVTHPASTTHSSLSEEDRLEAGITSGLIRVSVGLEAVEDVIEDISQALS
- a CDS encoding RrF2 family transcriptional regulator: MLSKKTKYGIKALTYLARHKDNQPVQIGVIAENENISQKFLESILLTLRKNGFLGSKKGKGGGYYLRKDPKDIQMAAIMRILEGPIAMVPCVSLNFYEKCDDCPDETLCAVHNLMIEVRDSTLNIFNNKSLADLI
- a CDS encoding phosphoadenosine phosphosulfate reductase domain-containing protein, which encodes MKIQLPIEEINRELRYKSPEEIIDWALTLSENRIVTTSFGVYSAVLLSTFYKKDSDIKVVWCDTLFNNDETYEHALNLIRRFNLNIQHFKPLKSKEQIISEVGLPGIDDPLHKEFTNIVKIEPFKRALETVRPDLWFTNIRVRQTEYRNSKDILSYSKDGILKVSPFYYWSDEDLDQYVIDKNLPKNTAYFDPTKVLNNRECGIHFQ